The following proteins are co-located in the Phragmites australis chromosome 10, lpPhrAust1.1, whole genome shotgun sequence genome:
- the LOC133883235 gene encoding uncharacterized protein LOC133883235, with amino-acid sequence MPLLSKLRLITVDVTGTLIAYKGQLGDYYCMAAKSVGMPCPDYKRMHEGFKLAYTEMARQYPCFGFAAKMPNIDWWRTCVKNSFVKAGYDYDDETFEKIFRRIYSSFGSSAPYSVFPDAQPFLRWVREKGLKVGIVSDAEYRYKEVILPALGLNQGSEWDFGVFSGIVGVEKPDPRIYKIALEMAGNVAPEEALHIGDSMRKDYTPARSIGMHALLLDRFKTADAESWRQSGATVLPDLVATQEWLTKNENEETIAAQVPNGMSEKLKMGGLTEF; translated from the exons ATGCCTCTCCTTTCAAAGTTACGCTTGATCACCGTGGATGTGACTGGTACTCTGATCGCTTACAAAGGACAGCTTGGGGATTACTACTGTATGGCAGCTAAGTCTGTCGGGATGCCATGTCCTGACTATAAGCGCATGCATGAGGGTTTCAAGCTTGCATACACTGAGATGGCAAGACAATATCCATGCTTTGGATTTGCAGCAAAGATGCCAAACATTGATTGGTGGAGGACGTGTGTTAAGAATTCGTTCGTTAAG GCTGGCTACGACTACGATGATGAAACATTTGAGAAAATCTTCAGACGCATTTATTCTTCTTTTGGCTCCTCTGCACCATACTCGGTGTTTCCTGATGCGCAACCCTTCCTGAGATGGGTGCGGGAAAAGGGACTCAAAGTTGGTATTGTCAGCGATGCAGAGTACCGTTACAAAGAAGTAATCTTGCCAGCTTTAGGGTTGAATCAG GGCTCGGAATGGGACTTTGGGGTGTTCTCAGGCATTGTTGGGGTTGAGAAGCCAGATCCAAGAATTTACAAGATAGCACTGGAGATGGCGGGAAACGTTGCGCCAGAAGAAGCGCTCCACATAGGTGACAGCATGCGGAAGGACTACACCCCTGCAAGGAGCATTGGGATGCATGCGCTGCTCCTGGACCGATTCAAGACCGCCGACGCTGAGAGCTGGAGGCAGTCTGGTGCGACAGTGCTCCCCGATCTGGTTGCTACTCAAGAGTGGCTCACCAAGAATGAGAATGAGGAAACCATAGCAGCTCAAGTGCCGAACGGAATGTCCGAAAAACTAAAAATGGGGGGCTTAACCGAGTTTTAA
- the LOC133883234 gene encoding ALA-interacting subunit 1-like: MNSHAAGTSNGGSGDAGGAGAGAARRNTRMPKYSKFTQQELPACKPILTPKWVVSVFFIVGVIFVPIGVVSLLAARDVVEIIDRYDEACVPGNMTENKLAYIQNSSIPKDCTRTLMVTKDMKQPIFVYYQLDNFYQNHRRYVKSRNDAQLRDPSKANKTSACEPEKTTADGKPIVPCGLIAWSLFNDTYIFARGNENLTVDKKHISWKSDREHKFGKDVYPSNFQNGSLIGGAKLDPNISLSEQEDLIVWMRTAALPTFRKLYGRIYVDLKENDNITVRLSNNYNTYSFGGKKKLVLSTATWLGGKNDFLGYTYLIVGGLCIFLAFAFTLLYFIKPRKLGDHNYLSWNRHPAGR, encoded by the exons ATGAACAGCCACGCGGCCGGAACCAGCAACGGCGGATCCGGGGAtgcgggcggcgctggcgccggCGCGGCCAGGAGGAACACCAGGATGCCCAAGT ATTCCAAGTTCACACAGCAGGAGCTGCCGGCTTGTAAGCCAATTCTTACTCCGAAATGG GTTGTCTCAGTGTTTTTCATCGTCGGGGTCATCTTTGTTCCCATCGGTGTTGTTTCACTGCTAGCTGCACGAGAT GTTGTTGAGATTATCGATCGGTACGATGAGGCATGTGTGCCAGGCAACATGACTGAGAACAAGCTTGCTTACATCCAGAATTCGAGCATACCCAAAGACTGCACAAGGACTCTTATG GTTACAAAGGATATGAAGCAGCCAATTTTTGTTTACTATCAACTCGACAACTTCTACCAGAACCATAGGAG GTATGTAAAGAGCCGAAACGATGCACAGCTAAGAGATCCTAGTAAAGCTAACAAGACATCCGCTTGTGAACCTGAGAAGACCACGGCTGATGGAAAGCCAATTGTTCCTTGTGGTCTCATTGCTTGGAGCTTGTttaatgatacatatattttcGCTCGTGGTAATGAGAACTTgacagtggacaagaagcacatCTCCTGGAAGAGTGATAGGGAGCACAAATTTGGCAAAGATGTCTATCCGAGCAACTTCCAGAATGGTTCACTTATAGGTGGAGCAAAGCTTGACCCAAACATCTCG CTGAGCGAGCAAGAGGACCTCATCGTTTGGATGCGGACTGCTGCACTTCCTACATTCAGAAAGTTGTATGGGAGGATATACGTTGATCTCAAGGAGAATGACAATATAACAGTGAGGTTGAGTAACAACTACAATACATATAGCTTTGGCGGCAAGAAAAAGCTGGTCCTCTCCACTGCAACTTGGCTTGGAGGGAAGAACGATTTTCTTGGCTACACATACCTTATAGTTGGTGGACTCTGCATTTTCCTGGCATTTGCATTCACCTTGCTATACTTCATAAAACCAAG GAAATTGGGAGACCACAACTACCTGTCCTGGAACAGACACCCTGCAGGACGCTAA
- the LOC133930453 gene encoding myb family transcription factor IPN2-like, translating to MFPSTKKPGTGTAASNDRPMCVQGDSGGLVLTTDPKPRLRWTAELHDRFVDAVAQLGGPDKATPKTIMRVMGVKGLTLYHLKSHLQKFRLGKQHKEFGEHSAMEMQRNVASSLGMMGRSMNDPSVNVNEALRIQMEVQRRLHGELEVQKHLQMRVEAQGKYMQSILEKAYQALGSSDCATWPTGYKSLGSQAVLDIGSSTSFSSLQDLHFYGGSHMDQLLQQMERPMDSFLTLGESFIGSAGKKDPNHCSSTGKSSMVWAGEEQAKSATVQLQMGSSRTMEGGIDDMDPITDLYDGSKPIMSCESMGSKGFEGSSSKLKMKSPPQQGTCRK from the exons ATGTTCCCTTCGACCAAGAAGCCCGGCACTGGTACCGCGGCCTCAAATGATCGGCCTATGTGTGTGCAAGGCGACTCCGGCGGCCTCGTCCTCACCACCGACCCCAAGCCCCGTCTCCGGTGGACCGCCGAGCTCCATGACCGCTTCGTTGACGCCGTCGCCCAGCTCGGAGGCCCGGATA AGGCAACTCCTAAGACTATCATGAGGGTTATGGGAGTCAAGGGCCTCACCCTCTACCACCTCAAGAGCCACCTTCAG AAATTCAGGCTAGGGAAGCAGCACAAGGAGTTCGGTGAGCATTCAG CAATGGAGATGCAACGAAACGTGGCCTCTTCTTTGGGCATGATGGGAAGAAGCATGAACGA CCCAAGCGTGAACGTGAATGAGGCTCTAAGGATCCAGATGGAGGTCCAAAGAAGACTCCATGGGGAACTAGAG GTGCAAAAGCATCTCCAGATGAGGGTTGAAGCTCAGGGGAAGTACATGCAGTCCATCCTGGAGAAAGCATACCAAGCCCTCGGGTCCAGCGATTGCGCCACGTGGCCCACGGGGTACAAATCTCTAGGCAGCCAGGCAGTCCTTGACATTGGCAGTTCAACGAGCTTCTCTTCCCTCCAGGACCTACACTTCTATGGAGGAAGCCACATGGACCAGCTGCTGCAGCAAATGGAGCGGCCAATGGATAGCTTCTTGACATTGGGCGAGAGCTTCATTGGGTCAGCAGGCAAGAAGGACCCTAACCATTGCAGCTCCACTGGCAAGAGCTCGATGGTGTGGGCCGGCGAAGAGCAGGCGAAGAGCGCCACCGTTCAACTCCAGATGGGGTCGTCGAGAACGATGGAGGGTGGCATCGACGACATGGACCCAATCACCGACCTGTATGATGGTTCGAAACCGATCATGTCATGCGAGTCCATGGGCAGTAAGGGTTTTGAGGGTTCGAGTTCCAAGCTCAAGATGAAGTCGCCTCCACAACAAGGCACCTGTAGGAAGTGA